In Planctomycetota bacterium, a genomic segment contains:
- a CDS encoding A24 family peptidase — protein MPHEFYILLPRLAWLCFVFAVGGCVGSLINVLAYRLPRGIGVVTPASRCPYCETKLRWKDNIPIVGWLFLRGRCRYCRTPISPEYPLIELAVACLFAGFYVLWYMIPENRGTTPGFEVLGLDLGAIRPEWTLVDRFNGVPMQSAPLFFVLLLLLGTLFAMTLTDLKTTMIPLVLPWFATLVGIAGHTAYAGYMSLQDEELARVADGARWSIPTYGWTGLGLGAGGVLGIGVSLVLLKLGLIRRSFADAESWEAQHREELGLGASDSNAAENGDASETGQWKPGRGWMRTPLVIVASTLACAVAGGIVAGALGTAPGVGVIIGTAAGPVVAGVPLRLLTPAPPKADQPTDAEVWTAYPHARREMVKELAFLAPPVALAWLGYVLAGRAEGLIPLWLDVLGGALLGYLVGGGVVWAIRIGGSLGFGKEAMGLGDVHLMAAVGACLGWIDATLAFFLASLVGILLTIYTLALSRSVARAMPFGPALAIATVLVLLGKPAIEHGLTLITGRGIDLP, from the coding sequence ATGCCCCACGAGTTCTACATCCTGCTGCCCCGCCTGGCGTGGCTCTGCTTCGTGTTCGCCGTGGGCGGGTGCGTGGGCTCGTTGATCAACGTCCTGGCGTACCGGCTGCCCCGCGGCATCGGCGTGGTGACGCCCGCGTCGCGGTGCCCCTATTGCGAGACCAAGCTCCGCTGGAAGGACAACATCCCGATCGTCGGCTGGCTCTTCCTCCGTGGACGATGCCGCTACTGCCGAACGCCCATCTCGCCAGAGTACCCGCTGATCGAGCTGGCTGTCGCGTGCCTGTTCGCCGGCTTCTACGTGTTGTGGTACATGATCCCCGAGAACCGCGGCACCACGCCGGGCTTCGAGGTGCTGGGGCTGGACCTGGGCGCGATCCGTCCCGAGTGGACGCTCGTCGATCGCTTCAACGGCGTGCCGATGCAGTCCGCGCCGCTGTTCTTCGTGCTGCTGCTGCTGCTGGGCACGCTCTTCGCCATGACGCTGACGGACCTGAAGACCACGATGATCCCGCTGGTGCTGCCGTGGTTCGCCACGCTGGTGGGCATCGCGGGGCACACCGCGTATGCGGGCTACATGAGCCTCCAGGACGAGGAGCTCGCACGCGTCGCCGATGGCGCACGCTGGTCCATCCCCACCTACGGCTGGACGGGGCTGGGGCTCGGCGCGGGCGGCGTGCTGGGCATCGGGGTGTCGCTCGTGCTCCTCAAGCTCGGACTCATCCGTCGCAGCTTCGCCGACGCCGAGTCCTGGGAGGCGCAGCACCGCGAGGAACTCGGGCTGGGGGCCTCGGACTCCAACGCGGCCGAAAACGGCGACGCCAGTGAGACCGGCCAGTGGAAGCCTGGGCGCGGCTGGATGCGCACGCCGCTGGTCATCGTTGCGAGCACTCTGGCGTGCGCCGTCGCGGGCGGGATCGTCGCCGGCGCGCTCGGTACCGCACCGGGCGTTGGCGTGATCATCGGAACCGCCGCCGGCCCGGTCGTGGCGGGCGTCCCGCTGCGGCTGCTCACCCCGGCGCCGCCAAAGGCCGATCAGCCCACGGACGCCGAGGTCTGGACCGCCTACCCGCACGCCCGCCGCGAGATGGTCAAGGAGCTGGCCTTTCTCGCGCCACCGGTCGCCCTCGCGTGGCTGGGCTACGTGCTGGCCGGCCGGGCGGAGGGCCTCATCCCGCTGTGGCTCGACGTGCTGGGCGGCGCCCTGCTGGGCTACCTCGTCGGCGGCGGCGTGGTCTGGGCCATCCGCATCGGCGGGTCGCTGGGCTTCGGCAAGGAGGCGATGGGCCTGGGCGACGTGCATCTGATGGCCGCCGTCGGCGCCTGCCTGGGCTGGATCGACGCGACGCTAGCGTTCTTCCTGGCGTCCCTCGTCGGCATCCTGCTGACGATCTACACCCTCGCCCTGAGCCGCAGCGTGGCCCGCGCGATGCCCTTCGGCCCGGCCCTGGCGATCGCCACCGTGCTGGTGCTTCTGGGCAAGCCGGCGATCGAGCACGGCCTCACGCTCATCACGGGCCGGGGCATCGACCTTCCCTGA